TCGTTAGGAATAACATTCTACCTTGTGTTCCAATAAGGAGGTACACATGAAAAACAAGATCTTATTGATCGCTTTGGTCGCTCTATTGGCAACTGGTATGCTTTTTGCCCAAGGGGCAAAAGAAGAGAAGGAAGGCCCACTTGAGATTACCTTCTGGTCGCTGTTTACCGGAGGAGATGGGGAATTCTTCGATGCAATGGTTGACGAATTCAACGCTTCACAGGATGAGATTGTTATGAAGAATGACATGGTGAAGTTTGACAACTACTACACCAAACTCACCACCGCTCTTTCTGCAAAGACTGCTCCGGACGTAGTAGTGGTTCACCAGGGCAACCTCTTGAATTATGTACCGAGTGGATCCTTGCTGGCCCTCGACTCCTATGTCGATGCACAGACCCTTGAGGATTTCCAGGCAGCTCCCCTGGATGCCTGCCGTTTCGATGGCAAGCTCTACTCGCTCCCGTTCGATGTCCATCCGATCGTCATGTACTACAACACCGATCTGTTGGCAGAAGCTGGTATCACTGAAGTTCCCGAGAGTGCTCAGGAGTTCATCGATGCTTCCTTGGCTGTGAAACAGGCTACCGGTAAGTGGGGCATGGCAATCGACAACACCACTGGTGTCTACAAGGCCTACACCTTGAGCCGTCTGTTCATTTCCATGCTCGCTCAGCAGGGCGGAAGTTTGCTTACCGATGATGCATCAGCCCCTGCTTTCAATAATGCATATGGAGAGAAGGCACTTGTTTGGTTGCAGGACTTGGTACATGAGTATGCAGTGAACCCCTCTGAGCTGGACTACGATGCTGCCATGAACACCTTCAAACTTGGTGATGCTGCATTCTACTTCAATGGTGTTTGGGCAACCGGTACCTTGGAGAAGCAGGATGGACTGAACTTTGCTGCTGCACCGCTTCCTCCAATCATGGGTGGGGAGGCCGCATGGGCAGGCTCACACACCTTGGCTATCCCGGTACAGAAAGACCAGGATCCTGAACGTGTTGAAGCAGCCATGACCTTCATCAAGTGGATGACCAGCCATGGTGAGATGTGGGCAAAAGCAGGACATATTCCTACCCGTAAGAGCGTAGCAGAGAAAGCAGAGATGCAGGCACTGCCCTATCGTGCAGATTATGCTGCAGCAGCAGCCTTTGCACTGCCTACTCCACGTACACCGGCATGGGAAGAGATTTATGGGACCTTGAGTGACAAGCTTGAATATGCAGTGACCAAGAACCAGAACCCCAAGGCAGCACTTGCTGACATGGAGCAGACGGTTAAGGACATCATAGCTTCCTACTAAATCGTGTTACATATGTACCCCCCTCGTATGAGGGGGGAATCTCTATGGAGGGCCCTCCTATGATACCAGGAAACAAAGACACCCGAGACGGAATTGTATTCTCCATTCCCTTTCTCATCGTCTACCTTGCCTTCATGATCTATCCACTTTTGTCGGGGCTCTACATAAGCTTCTTCAAATGGGACATTCTCTCCACAGCCAAATTCATTGGCTGGGAGAACTATGCAACCCTGTTTTCCGATGACAAATTCTACTCTTCTCTCTGGCATACCTTGCAGTTTGTCATGATCACCACACCCTCCCTTTTGGTCCTGGGCTTCTTGATGGCACTTGCGGTCACCGGCTCATCACCCTACAAGGGCATAATGGAGAATGTGTTCTTTTTCCCCTACATTTTCTCCAT
This sequence is a window from uncultured Sphaerochaeta sp.. Protein-coding genes within it:
- a CDS encoding ABC transporter substrate-binding protein translates to MKNKILLIALVALLATGMLFAQGAKEEKEGPLEITFWSLFTGGDGEFFDAMVDEFNASQDEIVMKNDMVKFDNYYTKLTTALSAKTAPDVVVVHQGNLLNYVPSGSLLALDSYVDAQTLEDFQAAPLDACRFDGKLYSLPFDVHPIVMYYNTDLLAEAGITEVPESAQEFIDASLAVKQATGKWGMAIDNTTGVYKAYTLSRLFISMLAQQGGSLLTDDASAPAFNNAYGEKALVWLQDLVHEYAVNPSELDYDAAMNTFKLGDAAFYFNGVWATGTLEKQDGLNFAAAPLPPIMGGEAAWAGSHTLAIPVQKDQDPERVEAAMTFIKWMTSHGEMWAKAGHIPTRKSVAEKAEMQALPYRADYAAAAAFALPTPRTPAWEEIYGTLSDKLEYAVTKNQNPKAALADMEQTVKDIIASY